One Veillonellales bacterium genomic window, TTAAAAAATGAGATACAAGAAATCGCCGCTAAAGGTGAATTTATTGATTTGCTGGTCTTAACGCATACGGACGAAGATCATATCGGCGGGATATTGAAAATTTTTAAGGATTCCGATATTGACAAGAGTATAATAAAAGAAATGTGGTTTAATTCCGGTAAAGCAATAGAACAATATTTGCCGGGAGCAACTTTGCCGGCTAAAATTTCTTCTATCAAAATTGATTATTCCGGACAGCTTAGCGCGGGACAGGGGATTGAATTAGAAAGCTTGATGGATCAATACGGCGTAAGGTGGGCGGGGGTCGTAGCCGGCCAAAACAAGAGGATAAACGGGGCCAATATTTATTTACTGTCCCCCGCGAGAAACGGATTAGAAAAATTTTATAAAAAATGGGAATATGAGAAAAGGACAGAGACACAATCAGCTTATCACACCGATTATCATTTGACGGTAAAAGAACTGTATGGGAAAAACAGTTTTACAGAAGATAATTCGATACCTAATTTAAGCAGCATTGCCTTTCTTTTTGAATATCAGGGGAAACGAGCACTGTTTTTGGGGGATGCTTATCCGTCGGTAGTTGCAGAATCCTTGCGGCAGTATCATAAGGTATCTGCAGACGCCAAGCTTCCTGTAGATGTTGTAAAAGTATCCCATCATGGCAGCAAGGGGAATACGAATGAAGCATTGCTGAGGCAGATGAGCTGCCGCCGGTTTATTATTAGTACGGACGGAACTCAGGGTTTGCCGAATAAAGAATGTTTAGCTAGAATTATACGCTTGGCAAAACCAAAGGCCGAGCTCTATTTCAATGATGCCGACGTTGCCGGTAAAATTTTTCTGGCAGAAGACATTCAGAACTATAATTTTTCATATATAGATTTAAGCCGACCCGAATGTAATTATATTCTGGAGGTATAAACGTGAGTGCCTTATATGAATTATATGAAAGAGTTGGGGTGAAAATTGAAGGCGAAGGCAGCTCGGGAAGCGGCTGCCTCTTTCAGCCTAAAACGGGAGACTTTACGTATGTATTTACGGCAAAACATTGTCTGCCGATAGATTTATTACAGCCTCCCAGCAGCTGGAAAAGTAAAATTTCTATTACAAACAAATTTTTAAATGAAGTTCAGGTAGCAGATGCTTTTTTTCATGATACGGAGGATATGGCGCTTATTTTATTAAAGCGAATTGACGATATTCCCCGGATTGAAGCAGCTCAAATCGTGGCGCAGCAAGGGGTAACCAGTTATGGCTTCCCTAAGAGGCTGGAATTGAAAGACAGACCGGCCCAGCGTATTGAATTTAATGTAAATTTTATTTCGGAAAAAGAAATTGAACTTATCTCTGCGGTTTCTCAGATGACTTATTGTCATGAACCGAAGACCAATATAGAGGGAATGTCGGGTTCGGGGATTTTTGTCGAAACAGATGATCAGCTAATTCTGGTGGGGATATTTACCGATTTACGCGAGGCTACAGGTGCCTATCAAAGTTTTTGCGGTCTGCGGATTCACCTTATAAACGAATTATTGTCAGAGGCGGGCTGTGAAAGTGTTGAAATAAAGAAAAGTCCATTTTCTCATTGCTATCCAAGGCCTGAACCGTATTTTTCCCGGAAAGTGTATCCCGTGCCGTCTTATGATCCGGCGGCTGATCCGGCTGACGGCATGGATGCTGTGGAAATTTTGCAGGAGCAAAAGAAAATGGTTCTGCTGGGGGCGGCCGGCTCGGGAAAAACGACGGAGCTGCACCGCATTGCCAGCTTTTTTTCTTCACCAGCAGAAGCGTTATGTCCTAATTTAGTTCCGCTTAATAGTTACACAGATGAAGAGGTTGCGGCATTTTTGCAAGAAGACTGGCGACAGGTTAAAGGCAAGTTATTGGTTATTCTTGATGGGCTGGATGAGGTGAACAGTCAAACTTTCGATAAATTGACCCGGAAAATTCTCAAATTCGTTAATACAAACCCTGGGGTGTATGTGATTGTATCATGCCGCGCCAATTTTTATCGGACAGGCGACAAAATGGTTGATGATAAAAAAGACCATAGTCAAGGTACGCTGAGAAATTTTATTGCATATCAAATTGCCAATCTTGATGAACGGCAAATTATGGATTTTGTTTCCCGGAAACTCGGCAAGGACAATGATTTCCTGAAAAAAGCGCGGGAAAATAAGATCAATGATTTGCTGGGAGTGCCCTTTTACTTAACCCAATTAGTTGAACTTTATCAAGAAAACCACTTTCCCCCAGGCCGGATGGCACTATTTGACGAACTTTTACAAAAAGCCTTTGCCTGGGATGCAGATCATTTTGGCGATTCCATAGCGGCGGCTAAAAGCAATATCATCAGGATGTCGGAGAAACTGGCCTTGACGATGGAGGCTATGCAGAAATCCCGCATCAGCGAGGATGAATTTGGCCGGGTTATTCCGGATGAAGAATTGCGATCACTTATCAAGCATTTTTCATGGTTTGAAAAGAAAAATAATAGCTGGAGCTTCCAGCATAGAAATTTTCAGGAATTTCTGGCGGCAAAAGTATTGGCGCGTCAAACGCTGGCTTCGCTGAAGAAGTTTGTTACATTTGGCAGGGAGCTTGAAATGATTCCTCCCCTTTGGGCGAATACCGTTGCATTTTTAATTCCGATGATAAAGGACCCGGATATTCTTAAATGGATCATTAGAACAAACCCGCAGATGCTTTTATTAAGTGAAGCGGAGCGGCTCGGCGCGGCAGACAGAACGGCAGTATGCAAGGAGATATTTGACAATTATAAAGCGAAGCAGATCTTTATTAATCACGATAAGTATGATTATAGAATACTGGCGCAATTCGCTCAAAGTCGCGACAGCTTACTTTATTTATTGGACGAACTGCAGGCGGCACAGCATTTTACGGTAAAGTACAATGCCATATTGCTGTTAAGTGCCATGCGCGTACCAAGGGAGCTTGCTGAAAGAGCACGCAGGGAATTAATTGCCTGCGGAATTAGCGACGGGGATAGGGGCGTGGTGTCGAGAGCATTGCTCGCGTTAGGCAGGCTCAAATTATGCGACGAGTTTTCAGCAAAGCAAATTGTGACCCGATTTGCCGAATCCCAGGATGATGGAATTCGCTATGGGCTATATTCCTTTATAACGGAAGGCGGCTTTTCGGACCGGTTTATTGATGTATTTATAGAAGGTATTCCCCTGGTAAGATGTGATTTGAATTCTGAGATGTCCAGACTGTTGAATGAAAAATGGAAATTGACCGCTGGATTGTTGACTGTGCAATCGATCAGTTCCATAGAAAAAATAGTGAGGTATTTTATTGATAGTCCAACAGACTTTCACGAATTGGATATGGATCATCAGCAACAGCTTGATAAGTTTACCAAACAATTAGTGGCGCTGAATAATGCTGGTCAGTCAAAATTAGCGATAATCATTCAATTATTGGTGGCATTGGAAGGGGAGTATCCGGGTGATGGAGTTAAAGTAATTGGTCAATTTATTGAAGCGACGGGAACGCGTATAGCTATTTTTTCTCATTTGCTGAAGCATAGCGAAAAAAATTATGCTGTCCTGGGTGCAATGGCCGGTATAGCTGATGAAGAATGCGTGAATTTATTTATTTCGGCTTATCAGCGGGATTCTATTTCAAGTTATGATGTCGGCGAGTTTCGGCGGCAGCTATCTAATAATAACAAACCTTTGGTTAAGCATTGCGACAGGTTGATTGATCAGCTGCCAAAAGAAAAAAATATTTTTCAAGCGGAGAAACAGCGAACTAAAATTGAAGATAATTTTCAAAAACATTTTGCTATGCTGTTTGATAAGAAAACGTTTATTAACGAATTGAGCCATATTCTTACGCATATCGATTCGGAAATGGTGGATTTTCATGCTGTATGTAATTTACCCGCTAATATCACATCTGAACTGGTAAACAGATTATTAAACAATTTAGTTTTCAATACGCCTATGACTAAAGAAGCAATCATTTCTAACTTTGAAACGAAGGATTGGGATTGGTTTTGCGTGAACAGGGTTTACCAATATTTAAGCCTTAAAGAAGTAAACTCTCTCAGTCAGGAGCAGACTCGATGGATTACTGAGTGGTGTGACAGGAATCAGAGTCGAGTCGATTTTCGCAAGGCATTAGAAAAAAGAACGGATGGTGGAATTTCATCAAGCAAAATTGCAATTTATCTTTGGTATTTCATGTGGAAGCTGAAGATACGGTATCCCCAAGAAAAATTACGGGAGATGCTGTCTTTTGCATGGTATGAGGCAGGTGCTGCCGAGGGGTTTGAATATATTGCAACTTTGTTAACGCCCCAGGATATGACGCGGCAGGTGCTGGAAAACTTAGAAGCGGGAATTGAGTATGATTGTGTACTGGAAAACCATTTAAATTATTGCAAAGAACAGCATATCGTTGCTGGTCTAAAATATGCGTTGGCTGCCATGGAAGAAACTGAACGCAGCATTGTCACCCGAAGGGCTGCAATGGATGCTGCGGCTGCATTGTCCGAGACGTTAAGTCCGCTGGAAGCGGCGATTTACCAAGTACCGGAAGATATGAAGTGGGAATTGATTGATTTGCTGCTGGAGTCCGGAAGTTCCTTTGATTTTCATTCTTATTTTGTAAAGCTGCTGGACGATTCGGATGAAAAAATTCGATTTAAGGCGGCTGATTATTTAATAAAACGTAATAAAATCGAGGGGCTGCGTTTTTATGAGCAGTGGCTGCGAAACAATCAGAAAATGCCGGATTTCCGGTATAATGTGGAAGGTATAGCGAATCTGGAAACGATTGCTGCAGTGCCAGTTCTGTTTGAAATGTTGGAGTTAAGCTATCAGCCGAATTTTGTGCAGCAGGACCGGTTTGAAAGTCTTACGTCTATCGTAATGCGGGCGTTTATGTCCATTGCTGCCAAATCGCCGGAAGGATATGCTCCCATTGTAGAGGGAACGAAGTTATTCATTAAAAATAATCTAGGAAAATATCCCAACGTCAATTTTCTTTATTCATTTCTGGAAAGATTGGAACATCATTATGTTACTACGAATACAACAGCGCCCAGTATGGAGGAATTATTGACACGACTAAGCGGACTTACGTTCTGATTCGCACAGCAGAATTATGGTGCCAGGCTTGAGTTATTAAAATTTCAGTTCCAGTAAATTACAAATAAAGGAGGAGCGTACCGAAATGACGAAAGAAGCAATCAAGTTTGAAATCATCCGCCGCATCGGCGTGTTGTCTGTTGGCTCCCGGGGCTGGCAGAAGGAAGTGAATCTGATCAGATGGAACGGGCGTCCGGCGAAAATCGATATCCGTGACTGGGACGAGAATCACGAGAAAATGGGCAAGGGCACCACCCTAAGTGAGGAAGAAGTTTCCAAGCTTACTGAGGTGCTGCACAATTTGGCTCATCCCTTCGCTGGCTCCGGCGGTGATGCGAAAAAATGATGGACCGATGGGAACAAGAAAAGCAAGGACGCTCTTTGAAGTGCCCCGTGCACGGAAAAAGTTTATACGAGGGAGAAATCGTATGAAAAAATTGATTATCGTAAATGGTACGATGGGCGTTGGCAAAAGCACAGTATGCCAATTACTGCTTGATAAGCTGAAACCCGGAGTTTATCTTGACGGCGACTGGTGCTGGAATATGAATCCGTTCATTGTTTCAGATGAAAATAAGGCAATGGTGTTAGATAACATTGTTCATCTATTGAAAAATTACCTCAGCAACTCCGGCTATGAAGCAAGGGGACGTTCAACTTGCTTCTTCTCCAGAATCGACGAGGGTGTGGCTCATAGAATGAGTTGCTCGCAAAAGTGAGTGAACTCACTCCTGATATGCCGCTCTCGTTTTCTTGTCTGTAGAATTGACTGGGATTGCTCACTGCCAGCAGCTGAAACTTAACAAAAAAATAACATCGGATTAACAATGCCGGATCCTGCTTCACGTATAATGAGGGTATAAATGAGACAGGGATGTGAACATATGGACGTAACGGTAAATCCAAGAGAACATAAATTAAATTTAGTATATGACAGATATGTTCGTTATCTGTTTGTAGCCAGTGCTTTTCTTATGACGGTCATCATTTTATCCATCATTATTTTCGTTGGTCAGCAGGGATTGCTGACCTTTACCGAGGTCAGTCCGGCTGAGTTCTTCTTGTCGACAAAGTGGGATCCCACGGAGATGAAGTATGGGGCTTTAAGTTTTATTACCGGATCTGTGGCCGTTACTTTTCTGGCAATCTTTTTGGGGGCGCCGCTGGGACTGGCAGGAGCTGTATTTATGGCTAAGATGGCGCCGGACTGGCTGCGGAATATTATGCGACCGGCAACTGATTTGTATGTGGCTATTCCGTCCGTTGTTTATGGTTTTGTCGGTCTGACTATTTTGGTTCCTTTTATTCGAAGTTATTTCCATGTGAATACGGGGTTCGGTTTGCTGGCGGCGGCCATTATTTTAGCGATTATGATTCTGCCGACAATTATCAGTATTTCTGAGGATGCGCTGCGGGCGGTCCCAAAAAATTTGGAGGAAGCCAGTCTGGCCCTTGGAGCGACAAGATGGCAGACGATTTGGCGGGTGCTGCTGCCGGCGGCTTTGCCGGGAATTTTAACCTCGATTATTTTGGCTATGGCCCGGGCGGTAGGTGAGACGATGGCGGTGCAAATGGTTATCGGCAACACGCCCCAGCTGGCCCGCTCCTTGTTTATGCCTACCTCAACTCTTCCCAGTGAGATTGTGGTTGAAATGGGGAATACCCCGTTCGGTTCCGCCTGGGGGAATTCTTTGTTTCTGATGGCTTTGGTGCTGCTGCTTATGTCGCTGGCGATGATTCTTATTATCCGCCGTATTGCCCAAAGGAGGTTTGCCTAATGTCTGCCAAAATTACGGATAAGCTGGCCACAGCCATTATGTGGCTGGCCGGAATGATCATACTGGGTGTTCTGGTCTTGTTTTTGTTCTATATTCTTTATAAAGGGATTCCGGCGCTGTCCTGGAATTTTATTACCGGCCTGCCCAGCGATATGAAAGCCGGAGGTGGTGTCGGTCCCCAGTTGTTCAATTCCTTTTATATTTTATTTTTGTCGATGCTTTTTTCCATTCCGGTAGCAATCGGTGCCGGAATTTATCTGGCGGAATACGCCGGCAATAACCGGCTAACGGACATGATTCGTCTCAGTACCGAAAGTTTGGCGACCGTTCCTTCTATTGTTCTGGGATTGTTCGGTATGATTATTTTTGTTAATTTACTGGGTATGGGATTTAGTATTATCGGCGGATCTTTGACTTTAATGCTGTTGAATTTGCCAGTTTTAGTGCGGGTTACCGAAGAATCCATCCGGACGGTTCCGGCTCACTATCGGGAAGCCAGCCTGGCTCTTGGGGCAACGAAGTGGCAGACGATTTGGCGGGTGGTGCTGCCGACTGCTTTGCCGGGGATTATTACCGGGATTACTTTGACCGCAGGCCGGGCTCTGGGGGAGACTGCTATTTTGATTTTCACGGCCGGAACGACGGTTTCCCGGCAGGTGCCTGATTTTGATATTACTGCCGCCGGAGAAACGCTGGCAGTGCATATGTGGTATGTTATGGCGGTGGGATTGGTTCCTGACCGGCTGGAAATTGCCAACGGCATCGGCGCTCTGCTGATTATTACCATCCTGTTGTTCAATCTGCTGTTTACTATACCGGGCAGGCTGCTTCAAAAAAAACTGGGAACGTCAAATCATTGAAAATTTTAAGAAATTCACATTACAGAGACAGAGATTCAGACTGTCTCTGTAGTTTTATCTTATGAATATATTACGAACTATTACGAACAAAATGAATCATGATGGAGGTTCATCGGGATGATGGGGAAAGCAGTACCGGGGGAAAAAAGCAAAAAGTTTACTTTATTGCAGCTCCCGAAGCGGCTGTGGAACTTTCGGCACGGCATAAATCTTTCTTCGGTGGCGGCTCGGGCGGCACTGTTTATCGCATTGACATGTATCGTGCCGCTAAGTATCGTTGGATGGTATTTTACCAATCAAACCATGGAAAGTTTAACTAACTCGGCCATGGAGAAAAACAACAAGGTTTCGGAGCGGTTAGCCGGCGATATTGGTACGTATATACAAACCAAGAAAAATTTTTTGTTGGCTACTACCGCAAAAGAAGAAGTGCGGGTTATGCAGAGTGATGTGACTAAAAAATTTTTGCAGCAGGTGCAGCCTTATTATGGCAGTAATGAACCGTTTTTTATTGCCCAGGCCGATGGCCGGCAGATTTTTCGTACCGACAGTACCGCACCGGTCAGTATTAGCGATAGAGAATACTTTATTACCGCCATGCAGGGAACCGCTAATTTTTCCAATCCTATTTTCAGTAAAGTTACCAAGCAGCTTTCCATTCTGGGAGCGGCTCCTATCTATGGCGGGGATAACAAGGTTGTGGGGGTGCTGGGGGTCACTTTGTCGATTGCGAATCTCCAGATGATGATTGAAAATATTATGGTCCAGAATCCCGGATATATCGTGACGGTAATGGATAAAAACCGAGTACCGCTGTTTTATCCGATTGATTCTTCTGTTGTAACTGAACAGAAGCCGCTGGATAATGATGTTTTTAAAGAAGCGGTTGATAAGCAGAATGGTCAAACGGCGGCCTTGCTGCGGGATCAGGCGTATTTGATTTCTTATCGTTCCATTCCCAATACCGATTGGATCGTTGTCGCTGCGTATCCTCAGCAGGTAGCACTCCAGCCGGCTTATGATATGATTGAACACAGTATTGCGGTCACACTCCTGCTGATCGTAATTTTTGTGGCGATCGGCTTGCTGGTGACCCGAAAAGTTTTGGCGCCGCTTAAAGCATTGGTCGCAGGAGTGGAACTCGTTTCCCAGGGCGACTTGACCTATCAACTGGTCAATGAAAAACAGGATGAATTCGGTTATGTTGCAACCGCTTTTAATCGCATGACAGGCAGTTTGAGGCAGATTGTTGGTTCAGTGAAAGAGTCGTCGGCGATGGTGCTGGAAACAGCGGAACATGTGGCTGCTGCTTCGGAACAGTCCCGCAGCGGCAGTGCTCAAGTGGCTCAGTCGGTTTCCGGTATGGCGGAACAAATTGCCGCTCAGGGGAAAGATACGAAAAAGGCCGGGCAGCAGCTGCAGCTGCTGGTTGCAGTTAGCGATAGGATTTCCGGCAGCATTGCTCAGGTGGCGGAGACGACGGATGAATGTTCGGCAACTGCCGGGCAGGGGCGAATGGTGATTGACAATACCGTTGCGAAAATGCAGTATATCAAGACATTAGTTGCTCAAACGGTCGGTAAGGTAGAGAACTTGGAGCAGGGTACGCAGGAAATCGGTCAAATAACCGGTATGATTACGACTATTGCCAAACAAACCAATCTTCTGGCGCTAAACGCCGCGATTGAGGCGGCCCGGGCGGGAGAAGCGGGGCGCGGTTTTGCCGTTGTTGCCGATGAAGTCCGGCAGCTGGCGGAGCAGTCGGCGGAATCTGCCCATAGTATTTCGCTGCTCATCGAAAAAATCCAACAGGAGACAGACGGCGCTGTTGCGGTGATGCGGCAGAGCTTTGCGCAGGTGGAAGAGGGAGTGAAGATCGCCCAAACCAGCGGGGAGGCATTTGCCAGAATTGTAACCGCCATTCAGCGAGTGAAGGATCAGGTTGGGACGATTACTGGTGAAACTGAAATGCAGGCGCAATTGTGTGACACAGCTATGCAGCCCATTGACAACATTAATAGTCTGGCAATACAAAATACGCAACATGCCCGGGAAATTGCCGCCGTATGCCAGCAGCAGTCGGCATCGGCTCATGATATCAATCATTCTATTGAAAAACTGCAAGCGATGGCGAATGAACTGGAAGGTATGGTGGATACTTTTAAAGCATAATTTTAGTTATCCATTTTTAACCACGCATGTGATGGAAAACCTTCTGCCATACTAAACTATGGAAGGAGGTATAAAAATGAAAACAAGACATAAAAAATGGTATTTATTTGCAGTCACTATTTTGGCGATTGGGATGGTTGTAAGCGGCTGTTCCCTGTTTCAGTCGCCGCAGAAGAAACCGGAAACCGCGCCGCCGGTGCCTCAGCAAAATACGATTCAGGGGGCTGAACCGGATATCACGGTGTACATGCACCAAACCGGCGAAAAGAAGACCATGAAGATGGAAGAGTACATTGCCGGAGTGGTGGCCGGCGAGATGAAATCGGACTGGCCGGTGGCAGCATTAGCCGCCCAGGCGATTCTGGCCCGTACTTTTACTATTCAGGCCATTGAAGAAAAAGGCGGCGTGCCGGCTCGTGGTACACAGGCTTCTACCGATATCAAGGAATTCCAGGCCTATAGTGCTCAGGACGTCAATGAAAATGTTCGTAAAGCGGTGGAAATGACCCGGGGCATGGTGATTACCTATCAGGGAAAGCCGATCCATGCCTGGTTCCATGCCAGTGCCGGCGGCATTACGGCAACTGCCAAAGAGGGATTGGATTTTAAAGAAGCGGAACCTCCCTATATTGAATCGGTGATGTCGCCGGATGATGCCGCACCGGCTGATGTGCAAAACTGGACGGCTTCTTTCAGCAAAAAAGAAGTAATGGATGTTTTAGCGAAGCAGGGTCACGCCTTGTCGGCCATTGACAGCGTGGAAATTGGCTCGAAGGGACCATCGGGGCGGGCTGTCACATTAGTCTTTAATAAGAATACGCAAGTCTCCGGTCCGGAACTGCGGGTCGGCTTGGGCGGCAGCAAGCTGAAATCTATGCTGTTGGATAAAGTCGAGGTAGCGGGAGATCAGGTGGCCTTTACGGGAAAAGGATACGGTCATGGCGTAGGTATGTCTCAGTGGGGTGCCAATAAAATGGCCGCTATGGGGAAAACACCGGAAGAGATTATTGGCAACTATTTCAGAAATATAGTGATTGAAAAACGCTGGCAGTAAAATGCGGGAAAAATAAAAACAGCCGATCATCGGCTGCTTTTATTTTTAATACTATATTGCCAATGCCTGGCATATACATCAATGAGTAAATGTGTGGGAGGGGTACTGCTATGACGATAGATGAAAGAACAACCAGCTGGCGGCATCAACTTACTCTGGTAGACCGGGAGGAATTAACCATTGATGGTGTGGTGAATCTGGGCAGCTACGATGAAAAAGAAATCATAATGGAAACGGAGCAGGGGTTGTTAACGGTAAGAGGCGAGGATCTTAATATTAAACAGTTAAATCTGGATAAAGGAAGTATTATCATTGACGGTACGGTAAAAGGAATTAGTTATGATGACGGGAATCACAGCAAGAAGGGGTTATTGGACAGACTGCTTAAATAAGGAAGGAGTGCT contains:
- a CDS encoding methyl-accepting chemotaxis protein; its protein translation is MMGKAVPGEKSKKFTLLQLPKRLWNFRHGINLSSVAARAALFIALTCIVPLSIVGWYFTNQTMESLTNSAMEKNNKVSERLAGDIGTYIQTKKNFLLATTAKEEVRVMQSDVTKKFLQQVQPYYGSNEPFFIAQADGRQIFRTDSTAPVSISDREYFITAMQGTANFSNPIFSKVTKQLSILGAAPIYGGDNKVVGVLGVTLSIANLQMMIENIMVQNPGYIVTVMDKNRVPLFYPIDSSVVTEQKPLDNDVFKEAVDKQNGQTAALLRDQAYLISYRSIPNTDWIVVAAYPQQVALQPAYDMIEHSIAVTLLLIVIFVAIGLLVTRKVLAPLKALVAGVELVSQGDLTYQLVNEKQDEFGYVATAFNRMTGSLRQIVGSVKESSAMVLETAEHVAAASEQSRSGSAQVAQSVSGMAEQIAAQGKDTKKAGQQLQLLVAVSDRISGSIAQVAETTDECSATAGQGRMVIDNTVAKMQYIKTLVAQTVGKVENLEQGTQEIGQITGMITTIAKQTNLLALNAAIEAARAGEAGRGFAVVADEVRQLAEQSAESAHSISLLIEKIQQETDGAVAVMRQSFAQVEEGVKIAQTSGEAFARIVTAIQRVKDQVGTITGETEMQAQLCDTAMQPIDNINSLAIQNTQHAREIAAVCQQQSASAHDINHSIEKLQAMANELEGMVDTFKA
- the pstC gene encoding phosphate ABC transporter permease subunit PstC, producing the protein MRQGCEHMDVTVNPREHKLNLVYDRYVRYLFVASAFLMTVIILSIIIFVGQQGLLTFTEVSPAEFFLSTKWDPTEMKYGALSFITGSVAVTFLAIFLGAPLGLAGAVFMAKMAPDWLRNIMRPATDLYVAIPSVVYGFVGLTILVPFIRSYFHVNTGFGLLAAAIILAIMILPTIISISEDALRAVPKNLEEASLALGATRWQTIWRVLLPAALPGILTSIILAMARAVGETMAVQMVIGNTPQLARSLFMPTSTLPSEIVVEMGNTPFGSAWGNSLFLMALVLLLMSLAMILIIRRIAQRRFA
- a CDS encoding PC4/YdbC family ssDNA-binding protein; its protein translation is MTKEAIKFEIIRRIGVLSVGSRGWQKEVNLIRWNGRPAKIDIRDWDENHEKMGKGTTLSEEEVSKLTEVLHNLAHPFAGSGGDAKK
- the pstA gene encoding phosphate ABC transporter permease PstA, with the protein product MSAKITDKLATAIMWLAGMIILGVLVLFLFYILYKGIPALSWNFITGLPSDMKAGGGVGPQLFNSFYILFLSMLFSIPVAIGAGIYLAEYAGNNRLTDMIRLSTESLATVPSIVLGLFGMIIFVNLLGMGFSIIGGSLTLMLLNLPVLVRVTEESIRTVPAHYREASLALGATKWQTIWRVVLPTALPGIITGITLTAGRALGETAILIFTAGTTVSRQVPDFDITAAGETLAVHMWYVMAVGLVPDRLEIANGIGALLIITILLFNLLFTIPGRLLQKKLGTSNH
- a CDS encoding AAA family ATPase is translated as MKKLIIVNGTMGVGKSTVCQLLLDKLKPGVYLDGDWCWNMNPFIVSDENKAMVLDNIVHLLKNYLSNSGYEARGRSTCFFSRIDEGVAHRMSCSQK
- the yabP gene encoding sporulation protein YabP, translating into MTIDERTTSWRHQLTLVDREELTIDGVVNLGSYDEKEIIMETEQGLLTVRGEDLNIKQLNLDKGSIIIDGTVKGISYDDGNHSKKGLLDRLLK
- a CDS encoding SpoIID/LytB domain-containing protein; the protein is MKTRHKKWYLFAVTILAIGMVVSGCSLFQSPQKKPETAPPVPQQNTIQGAEPDITVYMHQTGEKKTMKMEEYIAGVVAGEMKSDWPVAALAAQAILARTFTIQAIEEKGGVPARGTQASTDIKEFQAYSAQDVNENVRKAVEMTRGMVITYQGKPIHAWFHASAGGITATAKEGLDFKEAEPPYIESVMSPDDAAPADVQNWTASFSKKEVMDVLAKQGHALSAIDSVEIGSKGPSGRAVTLVFNKNTQVSGPELRVGLGGSKLKSMLLDKVEVAGDQVAFTGKGYGHGVGMSQWGANKMAAMGKTPEEIIGNYFRNIVIEKRWQ